A genomic segment from Yimella sp. cx-51 encodes:
- a CDS encoding RNA polymerase sigma factor, producing MSNTTAASQLPPEFAHPALQELLARGQANGSVDGTSLKTALEAAALEPRRMKAVLKALDNQGITVEVGEARSVAAATKAPAKKTAAKTAKKTAAKKAPAAKKAPAAKTAAEAEAEGEEAPVAKKTAAKKTTAAKAPAKKTAAKKTVAKKTAAAKDAEVEVEVDEAPVAKKTAAKKTAAKAPAKKTAAAKKTAAAKKTAAKKTAAAKDADPEIADDEDVTLEEVEVDDVVVEAAGEAPEADAEGDDDAAAPAKKDAEEDSGAFVIRQDDEEDAPAQQVTVAGATADPVKDYLKQIGKVALLNAEQEVELAKRIEAGLFAEEKLNSGDKIDMTLKRELWWISQDGKKAKNHLLEANLRLVVSLAKRYTGRGMLFLDLIQEGNLGLIRAVEKFDYTKGYKFSTYATWWIRQAITRAMADQARTIRIPVHMVEVINKLARVQRQMLQDLGREPTPEELAKELDMTPEKVVEVQKYGREPISLHTPLGEDGDSEFGDLIEDSEAVVPADAVSFTLLQEQLHSVLDTLSEREAGVVSMRFGLTDGQPKTLDEIGKVYGVTRERIRQIESKTMSKLRHPSRSQVLRDYLD from the coding sequence TTGTCGAATACGACTGCTGCGTCGCAGCTTCCGCCCGAGTTCGCCCACCCCGCGCTGCAGGAACTGCTGGCTCGCGGCCAGGCAAACGGCTCGGTTGATGGAACCTCGCTGAAGACGGCGCTGGAAGCTGCTGCGCTCGAGCCGCGCCGCATGAAGGCTGTGCTGAAGGCGCTCGACAACCAGGGCATCACGGTCGAGGTCGGCGAAGCCCGGTCCGTCGCGGCCGCCACGAAGGCTCCGGCGAAGAAGACCGCCGCCAAGACCGCGAAGAAGACCGCCGCCAAGAAGGCTCCCGCCGCCAAGAAGGCTCCGGCAGCCAAGACCGCTGCCGAAGCGGAGGCTGAGGGCGAGGAGGCTCCGGTCGCGAAGAAGACCGCGGCCAAGAAGACCACGGCTGCCAAGGCTCCGGCCAAGAAGACTGCTGCGAAGAAGACCGTCGCCAAGAAGACCGCCGCTGCCAAGGACGCCGAGGTCGAGGTCGAGGTCGACGAAGCGCCCGTCGCGAAGAAGACCGCGGCAAAGAAGACAGCTGCCAAGGCTCCGGCCAAGAAGACCGCCGCTGCCAAGAAGACGGCCGCTGCCAAGAAGACGGCCGCCAAGAAGACCGCTGCCGCCAAGGACGCCGACCCTGAGATCGCCGACGACGAAGACGTGACCTTGGAAGAGGTCGAGGTCGACGACGTCGTGGTCGAGGCCGCCGGCGAAGCACCCGAGGCCGACGCCGAGGGCGACGACGATGCTGCCGCCCCCGCCAAGAAGGACGCCGAGGAAGACTCCGGAGCTTTCGTCATCCGTCAGGACGACGAAGAGGACGCCCCGGCCCAACAGGTCACTGTCGCCGGTGCCACCGCCGACCCGGTCAAGGACTACCTCAAGCAGATCGGCAAGGTCGCCCTCCTCAACGCCGAGCAGGAGGTCGAACTCGCCAAGCGCATCGAGGCTGGCCTGTTCGCGGAGGAGAAGCTCAACTCCGGCGACAAGATCGACATGACGCTCAAGCGCGAGCTGTGGTGGATCTCCCAGGACGGCAAGAAGGCCAAGAACCACCTGCTCGAGGCCAACCTGCGTCTGGTCGTCTCGTTGGCCAAGCGTTACACCGGCCGCGGCATGCTCTTCCTCGACCTCATCCAGGAAGGCAACCTCGGTCTGATCCGCGCAGTCGAGAAGTTCGACTACACCAAGGGCTACAAGTTCTCCACGTACGCCACCTGGTGGATCCGTCAGGCAATCACCCGCGCCATGGCCGACCAGGCCCGCACGATCCGTATCCCCGTGCACATGGTCGAGGTCATCAACAAGCTGGCCCGCGTGCAACGCCAGATGCTGCAGGACCTCGGCCGCGAACCGACGCCGGAGGAGCTGGCCAAGGAACTCGACATGACCCCGGAGAAGGTCGTCGAGGTGCAGAAGTACGGTCGCGAACCGATCTCGCTGCACACTCCGCTGGGCGAGGACGGCGACTCCGAGTTCGGCGACCTCATCGAGGACTCCGAGGCGGTCGTCCCGGCCGACGCCGTGAGCTTCACCTTGCTGCAGGAGCAGTTGCACAGCGTCCTCGACACGTTGTCCGAGCGTGAGGCCGGCGTGGTGTCGATGCGTTTCGGTCTCACCGACGGCCAGCCCAAGACGCTCGACGAGATCGGCAAGGTCTACGGCGTGACGCGTGAGCGCATCCGGCAGATCGAGTCCAAGACGATGAGCAAACTGCGTCACCCGTCGCGGTCGCAGGTGCTGCGCGACTACCTCGACTGA
- a CDS encoding universal stress protein — protein sequence MSVVVAFLGTAEGEAAWAAAHSYAKALDTKVVVVPLDEKAVARASDLQASAPQTEVTAALSGADAADAFLTRAIELDAQLIVLGLRRRSTIGKLILGSNAQRILLDASVPVLTVKADHR from the coding sequence ATGTCGGTCGTGGTGGCGTTTCTCGGCACAGCTGAGGGGGAGGCCGCGTGGGCTGCCGCTCATTCCTACGCGAAGGCGCTCGACACCAAAGTCGTCGTGGTGCCGCTGGACGAGAAAGCGGTCGCCCGCGCGAGTGACCTGCAGGCGTCCGCCCCGCAGACCGAGGTGACGGCGGCGCTGAGCGGAGCCGATGCCGCCGACGCCTTCCTGACGCGTGCCATCGAACTCGATGCGCAGTTGATCGTGCTCGGGCTGCGTCGTCGAAGCACCATCGGCAAGTTGATCCTCGGCTCCAACGCCCAGCGGATTCTGCTCGATGCGTCCGTGCCTGTGCTGACGGTCAAGGCCGACCACCGCTGA
- a CDS encoding DUF3488 and transglutaminase-like domain-containing protein yields MRWERAALSVLAGIAGLVAAWPLTTLIEGGQWVQGAMLLIVVALLLGIAMRALRVPEWLLLWLQIGAVLIGLWFMFIRGHELGTIEAVRALITEADQTIRKFAAPAPETTGLRFAIVALVTLLTVLTDAIAVGLRSPAIAGLPLMSLYLVSAANSPEGIGPWYFVAASTCWLLMVILDARAGVMGWSNTTAEPTRPMLMSDRLGMGGFSSMARTAAVVAVIGALVVPQVLPSGTQRFLGEGLGRRQGGVGTVGLSNTADLSRSLVSNDRTPVLTYTTDDLSAPPLRVMVASSYSDGQWTADDSTAQVPGANNEEMQQPAGLRDGVYDSQKISVRSSTLVSGLLATPSPPVRANLPDVTWSYEPATSSISPRRTASKYAVEYAQLKPSAMPTSTAPQQGFERDLALDPRALGELRRTSSQISGGSTPFDRAVAIQDYLRGAGGFSYSLTLAPTRQGEDGSPVDPLTNFLLTKQGYCVQFASAMIMLARLEGIPARMALGFLAGAPDNQRVYTVLQSDAHAWPELYFPGLGWTRFEPTPGSRSGTVPNYAITPDPGEQRSERPESTTSTSSGETASSTSSSSAATTQAGAGNGGSSSIGTLVRALGWLVAIALLVGLFGALLPMAARREADRRRRLASDEAQRVEADWDGLRDDLHDLGVPDPPAVSPRAARTHYRRAAGLGPEADQALDRAVSTLERARYAPPGEELDLRQDAQVVVDSVRRNAAFRNRAQARLAPRAGRRWLVRLLQPWRR; encoded by the coding sequence ATGAGGTGGGAACGAGCGGCGTTGTCGGTCCTGGCCGGAATCGCGGGCTTGGTGGCGGCCTGGCCGCTGACCACCCTCATCGAGGGTGGCCAATGGGTGCAGGGCGCGATGCTGCTCATCGTGGTCGCACTCTTGCTCGGCATCGCGATGCGTGCGCTGCGTGTGCCGGAATGGCTGCTGCTGTGGTTGCAGATAGGCGCCGTGCTGATCGGCCTGTGGTTCATGTTCATCCGCGGGCACGAACTCGGCACGATCGAGGCGGTCCGGGCGCTGATCACCGAGGCCGACCAGACCATCCGCAAGTTCGCCGCGCCGGCGCCGGAGACCACCGGCCTCCGCTTCGCGATCGTCGCGCTGGTGACGCTGCTGACGGTGTTGACCGATGCCATCGCCGTCGGACTCCGATCACCGGCGATCGCCGGTCTGCCCCTGATGAGCCTCTACCTCGTCAGTGCCGCCAACTCCCCCGAAGGCATCGGGCCGTGGTACTTCGTCGCGGCCAGCACCTGCTGGTTGTTGATGGTCATCCTCGATGCTCGCGCGGGCGTCATGGGATGGTCGAACACCACCGCCGAACCCACCAGGCCGATGCTCATGTCGGATCGTCTCGGCATGGGCGGCTTCTCCTCCATGGCCCGCACCGCCGCAGTCGTTGCTGTGATCGGCGCGCTCGTGGTGCCCCAGGTGCTGCCCAGCGGTACGCAACGCTTCCTGGGCGAGGGCCTGGGTCGTCGACAAGGCGGCGTCGGCACGGTCGGTCTGTCGAACACCGCCGACCTGAGTCGCAGCCTGGTCAGCAACGACCGCACTCCCGTGCTCACCTACACCACGGACGACCTGTCGGCGCCGCCGCTGCGCGTCATGGTCGCTTCGAGTTACAGCGATGGGCAATGGACGGCGGACGACAGCACCGCACAGGTGCCGGGTGCCAACAACGAGGAGATGCAACAGCCCGCCGGTCTGCGCGACGGCGTCTACGACTCACAGAAGATCTCGGTGCGATCCAGCACGCTCGTCAGTGGCCTGCTGGCGACGCCGTCGCCTCCCGTGCGCGCGAACCTTCCCGACGTCACCTGGAGCTACGAGCCCGCCACCTCCTCGATCAGCCCACGCCGCACGGCGTCGAAGTACGCGGTCGAATACGCACAGTTGAAGCCCTCGGCGATGCCCACGTCGACGGCACCACAGCAAGGATTCGAGCGCGACCTCGCCCTCGACCCGCGAGCGCTGGGTGAACTGCGTCGGACGTCCTCGCAGATCTCGGGCGGGTCGACACCCTTCGACCGCGCGGTTGCGATCCAGGACTACCTGCGGGGTGCGGGTGGCTTCTCCTACTCGCTGACCCTCGCACCGACCAGGCAGGGCGAGGACGGCTCGCCGGTCGACCCGCTCACCAACTTCCTACTCACCAAACAGGGCTATTGCGTGCAGTTCGCGTCGGCGATGATCATGCTCGCCCGCCTCGAGGGCATCCCGGCCCGGATGGCGCTCGGCTTCTTGGCCGGCGCTCCCGACAACCAACGCGTCTACACGGTGTTGCAGTCGGACGCACACGCGTGGCCCGAGCTGTACTTCCCGGGGCTGGGGTGGACGCGTTTCGAACCGACACCTGGAAGCCGCTCCGGCACCGTCCCGAACTACGCGATCACCCCCGACCCGGGCGAGCAACGCTCCGAACGTCCCGAATCCACCACCTCCACGAGCTCGGGCGAGACCGCATCGTCGACGTCGTCGAGTTCGGCCGCGACCACGCAGGCAGGCGCCGGCAACGGCGGTTCCTCCTCCATCGGGACGCTGGTCCGAGCTCTCGGATGGCTCGTGGCCATCGCATTGTTGGTCGGCCTGTTCGGGGCACTGCTTCCGATGGCGGCCCGACGTGAGGCCGATCGCCGTCGCCGCCTCGCAAGCGACGAGGCGCAACGCGTGGAAGCCGACTGGGACGGACTGCGCGATGACCTCCACGACCTCGGCGTGCCCGACCCACCGGCCGTCTCTCCGCGTGCGGCTCGCACCCATTACAGACGTGCGGCAGGCCTTGGACCCGAAGCCGACCAGGCACTCGATCGAGCGGTCTCCACGCTGGAACGGGCGCGCTACGCCCCGCCCGGCGAGGAACTCGACCTCCGTCAGGATGCGCAGGTGGTGGTCGATTCGGTGCGCCGCAACGCCGCCTTCCGCAATCGGGCGCAGGCTCGCCTCGCCCCACGGGCGGGCCGACGCTGGCTGGTGCGCCTGCTGCAACCTTGGCGGCGCTGA
- a CDS encoding DUF4192 domain-containing protein: MRTHRPLRGQGQLLTYIPYQLRFRPLDSVVLCGFDRRGLLLVVARFDPLDIQDAADAKALFASGKLAELDFATLVVFGEVEPLCTTVEVLRDALESSGALVAHLCAVQDDHWWALECSCGECPRRPVLLPAAEEVAPAVRAIVSGADASIDRADIEALARPDRAEAALAEQVRRLLATGDTAADLDALGAVLTTDAPWSAETLAAAVETLDDIQVRDAVLHRMCPREFAFGAPGCDDPLLGLAPADDFSDTSGAQWAQHLAGVARRVPTARSAQVWAMVAALEWAGGGGALATVALDAALTADPEHRLAGLVRRCLHHGAMPRDLTEVRTA, translated from the coding sequence ATGCGAACCCATCGACCCCTGCGCGGCCAGGGACAACTGCTGACCTACATCCCCTACCAACTGCGTTTCCGCCCGCTCGACAGTGTGGTGCTGTGCGGATTCGACCGGCGCGGCCTCCTGCTCGTGGTGGCCCGATTCGATCCGCTCGACATCCAGGACGCGGCGGATGCGAAGGCACTCTTTGCCTCCGGCAAGCTCGCCGAACTCGACTTCGCGACCTTGGTCGTTTTCGGCGAGGTCGAGCCGTTGTGCACCACGGTCGAGGTGCTGCGCGACGCCCTAGAAAGCTCCGGCGCGCTCGTGGCACACCTGTGCGCCGTGCAGGACGACCACTGGTGGGCACTGGAATGCAGTTGCGGTGAGTGTCCGCGCAGGCCGGTGCTCCTGCCGGCGGCCGAGGAGGTCGCACCCGCGGTGCGTGCGATCGTTTCCGGAGCCGATGCCAGCATCGACCGCGCCGACATCGAAGCGCTCGCCCGTCCTGACCGCGCCGAGGCAGCCTTGGCTGAGCAGGTGCGCCGACTGCTGGCCACCGGCGACACCGCAGCCGACCTCGATGCACTGGGTGCGGTGTTGACGACGGACGCACCGTGGTCGGCCGAAACCCTCGCCGCGGCCGTCGAGACGCTCGACGACATCCAGGTGAGGGACGCCGTGCTGCACCGCATGTGTCCGCGCGAGTTCGCGTTCGGAGCACCCGGATGTGACGACCCGCTGCTGGGGTTGGCGCCTGCGGACGACTTCTCTGACACCTCGGGCGCGCAATGGGCCCAGCACCTCGCGGGTGTGGCGCGGCGTGTGCCCACAGCCCGATCAGCGCAGGTGTGGGCCATGGTGGCGGCGCTGGAATGGGCCGGTGGTGGGGGAGCGCTGGCCACCGTTGCACTCGATGCGGCGCTGACCGCAGATCCCGAGCACCGACTCGCCGGGTTGGTGCGCCGATGCCTGCATCACGGTGCCATGCCGCGCGATCTGACCGAGGTGCGGACGGCCTAG
- a CDS encoding EcsC family protein, whose protein sequence is MFGFGRDKNDNLPAKGNQPVKLDSGPMGASALGFAEKLIAVGIDGKATFDSAEKVAAKALQEYPDPERAIKEIISDHRRLSAANGFVTGIGGFVTMAVALPANVAGFYLLSTRMVAAIARIRGYDLKDPGLRSAILLTLVGADASDIMSKAGVVATGRLAGLASQQLPPPALMVVNKAVGFRLIGQVGEKVVTRFGKAIPFAGGFVGAGIDVWMLHKVADNAKAQFPRR, encoded by the coding sequence ATGTTCGGATTCGGTCGTGACAAGAACGACAACCTCCCTGCCAAGGGCAACCAGCCCGTCAAGCTCGACAGCGGTCCGATGGGTGCCTCGGCGCTCGGCTTCGCCGAGAAGTTGATCGCTGTCGGTATCGACGGCAAGGCAACTTTCGACTCTGCCGAGAAGGTCGCGGCCAAGGCCCTGCAGGAGTACCCAGACCCGGAGCGGGCCATCAAGGAGATCATCTCCGACCACCGCCGGCTGAGCGCCGCAAACGGCTTCGTGACAGGTATTGGCGGTTTCGTGACGATGGCGGTCGCGCTTCCGGCCAATGTCGCCGGCTTCTACTTGTTGTCGACGCGAATGGTCGCGGCCATTGCGCGCATTCGGGGCTACGACCTCAAGGACCCAGGGCTGCGGTCGGCAATCCTGCTCACGCTCGTGGGGGCTGACGCCAGCGACATCATGAGCAAGGCCGGGGTGGTGGCCACCGGCCGCCTCGCGGGCCTGGCCTCCCAGCAGTTGCCTCCGCCTGCCCTCATGGTGGTCAACAAGGCGGTCGGTTTCCGGCTCATCGGTCAAGTGGGCGAGAAGGTGGTCACCCGTTTCGGCAAGGCGATCCCGTTCGCGGGTGGCTTCGTCGGTGCGGGCATCGACGTGTGGATGTTGCACAAGGTCGCGGACAACGCAAAGGCGCAGTTCCCGAGGCGCTGA
- a CDS encoding homoserine O-acetyltransferase, whose amino-acid sequence MSSIRRIGTPAVSVDDPFANPALQRRSVGAVTLESGSVIPDTTVAFQTWGTLSADADNAILVEHALTGDAHVIGDIGPGQPTAGWWPDLIGPGKPLDTDRFFVLAPNVLGGCRGTTGPSSLAPDGRPWGSRFPRVSVRDQVAVEAALADLLGITRWQFVLGGSMGGMRALEWLASYPDRCAGVLAIATTPRATADQIAWGQAQILAITSDPHYRGGDYYDGVAPEAGLGIARRIAHTTYRSAEELDQRFGTRSQGEEDPLSGGRFAVESYLDHQAGKLVRRFDAGSYVHLTRAMATHDIGRGRGGVRAVLQRYPGALHVAAVDSDRLFPLHLSNEIADAVDEQVQVVRSDCGHDGFLIETDQIDAIIRASLARTPSASAVLSRRQVG is encoded by the coding sequence ATGAGCAGCATTCGACGCATAGGCACTCCAGCGGTCTCGGTCGATGATCCCTTTGCCAATCCGGCGCTGCAGCGTCGCTCCGTCGGAGCGGTCACCCTCGAATCGGGCAGCGTCATCCCTGACACGACGGTCGCGTTCCAGACCTGGGGCACGCTGTCGGCAGATGCCGACAACGCCATCCTGGTCGAGCATGCTCTGACCGGTGATGCCCATGTGATCGGTGACATCGGCCCAGGGCAACCGACGGCCGGGTGGTGGCCCGACCTGATCGGGCCGGGCAAGCCGTTGGACACCGACCGCTTCTTCGTCCTCGCACCCAACGTGCTCGGCGGCTGTCGGGGCACCACCGGTCCGTCCTCGCTCGCGCCGGACGGACGTCCATGGGGTTCTCGTTTCCCTCGGGTGAGCGTGCGCGACCAAGTGGCGGTGGAAGCCGCCTTGGCCGATCTGCTCGGCATCACGCGGTGGCAGTTCGTGCTCGGCGGATCGATGGGCGGCATGCGAGCCCTTGAGTGGTTGGCCAGCTATCCCGATCGCTGCGCCGGGGTGCTGGCGATCGCCACGACCCCCCGGGCCACGGCCGATCAGATCGCGTGGGGTCAGGCGCAGATTCTGGCCATCACCTCCGATCCGCATTACCGCGGGGGCGACTACTACGACGGCGTCGCGCCCGAGGCCGGACTCGGCATCGCGCGGCGTATCGCCCACACCACCTACCGCAGCGCCGAAGAGCTCGACCAACGGTTCGGCACGAGGTCCCAGGGCGAGGAGGACCCGCTGTCGGGCGGCCGGTTCGCCGTCGAGAGTTACCTGGACCACCAGGCGGGCAAGCTCGTGCGACGGTTCGACGCGGGTAGCTATGTCCACCTCACCCGGGCCATGGCCACGCATGACATCGGCCGTGGACGAGGGGGCGTGCGAGCCGTGCTCCAGCGTTACCCCGGTGCCTTGCACGTCGCTGCCGTTGACTCCGACAGGTTGTTCCCGCTGCACCTGTCGAATGAGATCGCGGACGCCGTGGACGAGCAGGTACAGGTGGTGCGGTCCGACTGTGGCCATGACGGGTTCCTGATCGAGACCGACCAGATCGATGCGATCATCCGGGCGTCGTTGGCGCGCACTCCGTCGGCTTCGGCAGTGCTGTCACGGCGGCAGGTCGGGTAG